A single region of the Raphanus sativus cultivar WK10039 chromosome 1, ASM80110v3, whole genome shotgun sequence genome encodes:
- the LOC108861505 gene encoding lon protease homolog 4, chloroplastic/mitochondrial-like, which produces MLKLFTSHHVASRFKNRSSHKLAPRAFLSTLTDSKPTDTVSAKQCLDDCQTVVALPLLRKPLIPGFYMPLYVKDPKVLAALQESKSGQAPYAGAFLLKDDKDASTASSSSSFETVNILDKLKGKELLKKIYQVGTLAQILSIQGEQVILVGRKRLQITEMVNEDPLTVKTHHINDKTYDKNDKVIIKATYFEVISTLREVLETTSLWRDQVQT; this is translated from the exons ATGCTGAAGCTCTTCACATCACATCACGTGGCTAGCCGGTTTAAGAACCGGAGTTCCCACAAATTGGCTCCTAGAGCTTTCTTATCGACACTAACCGATTCCAAGCCTACCGATACTGTCTCTGCTAAACAATGCCTCGACGATTGTCAAACG GTTGTAGCATTACCGTTGCTTCGCAAGCCTCTTATTCCTGGTTTCTACATGCCACTCTATGTCAAGGATCCTAAAGTACTTGCAGCTTTACAAGAGAGCAAAAGTGGACAAGCTCCATATGCAGGAGCTTTCCTTTTGAAGGATGACAAAGACGCTTCAACTGCTTCATCTTCTTCTAGCTTTGAAACAGTGAATATCCTAGATAAGTTGAAAGGCAAAGAGTTGcttaaaaaaatttaccaagTTGGCACACTTGCTCAG ATTTTAAGTATCCAAGGTGAGCAAGTCATCCTTGTTGGTCGCAAACGACTTCAAATAACAGAGATG GTGAACGAAGATCCTTTAACTGTCAAAACTCATCATATAAAT GATAAGACATATGACAAGAACGATAAGGTCATCATCAAGGCAACATACTTTGAGGTTATTTCTACGCTTAGGGAAGTCTTAGAGACAACATCACTCTGGAGGGATCAAGTTCAGACATAA
- the LOC130496348 gene encoding zeaxanthin epoxidase, chloroplastic-like isoform X2 has protein sequence MKVVSLQRLCSSLKPIHRRVPSTTKKMTGGGRYGGASGKLVRSSMKREERQGRSGIPPVNKVLCEVQRLKLLALRCSWFKFLFLVGSYGNNQSRESKLLKGPSQIQSNTLAALEAIDVPVAEEVMDAGCIIGDRINGLVDGVSGAWFIKFDTFTPAVSRGLPVTRVILFLVYRLGLTCLVEVKLLTQATLVIVALQILYRLLLSLLGMLYSKQNFKKMTFFS, from the exons ATGAAAGTTGTCAGCTTGCAGAGGCTCTGCTCCTCTCTGAAACCTATTCACCGTCGAGTT CCGTCTACGACGAAGAAGATGACCGGAGGAGGCAGATACGGCGGCGCATCAGGTAAACTCGTACGCTCATCAATGAAGAGAGAAGAGCGTCAAGGCAGATCTGGGATACCACCGGTTAATAAAG TTCTATGCGAGGTGCAGAGGCTAAAGCTGCTTGCCCTGAGATGCAGTTGGTTCAAGTTCCTGTTTCTCGTG GGAAGCTACGGGAACAATCAAAGTAGAGAGAGCAAACTGTTAAAAGGTCCTTCTCAGATACAGAGCAACACATTGGCTGCTTTGGAAGCCATTGATGTTCCCGTTGCTGAAGAAGTTATGGACGCTGGCTGTATCATCGGTGATCGGATTAACGGTCTTGTCGACGGTGTCTCTGGTGCTTG GTTTATCAAGTTTGATACTTTCACTCCTGCGGTGTCACGAGGACTTCCTGTGACTCGGGTGATATTGTTTTTGGTGTATAGGTTAGGACTAACTTGTTTGGTAGAAGTGAAGCTACTTACTCAGGCTACACTTGTTATAGTGGCATTGCAGATTTTGTACCGGCTGTTATTGAGTCTGTTGGGTATGTTGTATTCAAagcaaaacttcaaaaaaatgacgtttttttcttaa
- the LOC130496348 gene encoding uncharacterized protein LOC130496348 isoform X1, translated as MKVVSLQRLCSSLKPIHRRVPSTTKKMTGGGRYGGASGKLVRSSMKREERQGRSGIPPVNKVLCEVQRLKLLALRCSWFKFLFLVQGSYGNNQSRESKLLKGPSQIQSNTLAALEAIDVPVAEEVMDAGCIIGDRINGLVDGVSGAWFIKFDTFTPAVSRGLPVTRVILFLVYRLGLTCLVEVKLLTQATLVIVALQILYRLLLSLLGMLYSKQNFKKMTFFS; from the exons ATGAAAGTTGTCAGCTTGCAGAGGCTCTGCTCCTCTCTGAAACCTATTCACCGTCGAGTT CCGTCTACGACGAAGAAGATGACCGGAGGAGGCAGATACGGCGGCGCATCAGGTAAACTCGTACGCTCATCAATGAAGAGAGAAGAGCGTCAAGGCAGATCTGGGATACCACCGGTTAATAAAG TTCTATGCGAGGTGCAGAGGCTAAAGCTGCTTGCCCTGAGATGCAGTTGGTTCAAGTTCCTGTTTCTCGTG CAGGGAAGCTACGGGAACAATCAAAGTAGAGAGAGCAAACTGTTAAAAGGTCCTTCTCAGATACAGAGCAACACATTGGCTGCTTTGGAAGCCATTGATGTTCCCGTTGCTGAAGAAGTTATGGACGCTGGCTGTATCATCGGTGATCGGATTAACGGTCTTGTCGACGGTGTCTCTGGTGCTTG GTTTATCAAGTTTGATACTTTCACTCCTGCGGTGTCACGAGGACTTCCTGTGACTCGGGTGATATTGTTTTTGGTGTATAGGTTAGGACTAACTTGTTTGGTAGAAGTGAAGCTACTTACTCAGGCTACACTTGTTATAGTGGCATTGCAGATTTTGTACCGGCTGTTATTGAGTCTGTTGGGTATGTTGTATTCAAagcaaaacttcaaaaaaatgacgtttttttcttaa
- the LOC130496348 gene encoding zeaxanthin epoxidase, chloroplastic-like isoform X4 produces MTGGGRYGGASGKLVRSSMKREERQGRSGIPPVNKVLCEVQRLKLLALRCSWFKFLFLVGSYGNNQSRESKLLKGPSQIQSNTLAALEAIDVPVAEEVMDAGCIIGDRINGLVDGVSGAWFIKFDTFTPAVSRGLPVTRVILFLVYRLGLTCLVEVKLLTQATLVIVALQILYRLLLSLLGMLYSKQNFKKMTFFS; encoded by the exons ATGACCGGAGGAGGCAGATACGGCGGCGCATCAGGTAAACTCGTACGCTCATCAATGAAGAGAGAAGAGCGTCAAGGCAGATCTGGGATACCACCGGTTAATAAAG TTCTATGCGAGGTGCAGAGGCTAAAGCTGCTTGCCCTGAGATGCAGTTGGTTCAAGTTCCTGTTTCTCGTG GGAAGCTACGGGAACAATCAAAGTAGAGAGAGCAAACTGTTAAAAGGTCCTTCTCAGATACAGAGCAACACATTGGCTGCTTTGGAAGCCATTGATGTTCCCGTTGCTGAAGAAGTTATGGACGCTGGCTGTATCATCGGTGATCGGATTAACGGTCTTGTCGACGGTGTCTCTGGTGCTTG GTTTATCAAGTTTGATACTTTCACTCCTGCGGTGTCACGAGGACTTCCTGTGACTCGGGTGATATTGTTTTTGGTGTATAGGTTAGGACTAACTTGTTTGGTAGAAGTGAAGCTACTTACTCAGGCTACACTTGTTATAGTGGCATTGCAGATTTTGTACCGGCTGTTATTGAGTCTGTTGGGTATGTTGTATTCAAagcaaaacttcaaaaaaatgacgtttttttcttaa
- the LOC130496348 gene encoding uncharacterized protein LOC130496348 isoform X3 — MTGGGRYGGASGKLVRSSMKREERQGRSGIPPVNKVLCEVQRLKLLALRCSWFKFLFLVQGSYGNNQSRESKLLKGPSQIQSNTLAALEAIDVPVAEEVMDAGCIIGDRINGLVDGVSGAWFIKFDTFTPAVSRGLPVTRVILFLVYRLGLTCLVEVKLLTQATLVIVALQILYRLLLSLLGMLYSKQNFKKMTFFS, encoded by the exons ATGACCGGAGGAGGCAGATACGGCGGCGCATCAGGTAAACTCGTACGCTCATCAATGAAGAGAGAAGAGCGTCAAGGCAGATCTGGGATACCACCGGTTAATAAAG TTCTATGCGAGGTGCAGAGGCTAAAGCTGCTTGCCCTGAGATGCAGTTGGTTCAAGTTCCTGTTTCTCGTG CAGGGAAGCTACGGGAACAATCAAAGTAGAGAGAGCAAACTGTTAAAAGGTCCTTCTCAGATACAGAGCAACACATTGGCTGCTTTGGAAGCCATTGATGTTCCCGTTGCTGAAGAAGTTATGGACGCTGGCTGTATCATCGGTGATCGGATTAACGGTCTTGTCGACGGTGTCTCTGGTGCTTG GTTTATCAAGTTTGATACTTTCACTCCTGCGGTGTCACGAGGACTTCCTGTGACTCGGGTGATATTGTTTTTGGTGTATAGGTTAGGACTAACTTGTTTGGTAGAAGTGAAGCTACTTACTCAGGCTACACTTGTTATAGTGGCATTGCAGATTTTGTACCGGCTGTTATTGAGTCTGTTGGGTATGTTGTATTCAAagcaaaacttcaaaaaaatgacgtttttttcttaa
- the LOC108839195 gene encoding lon protease homolog 4, chloroplastic/mitochondrial-like, giving the protein MQILDEDHYGLRDVKERILEFIAVGELTGNPEGKGKIICLSGPPGVGKTSIARSVARALDRKFFRLAVGGLSDSSQIKGDRRVYIGAAPGKMVECLKEVGTENPLVLLDEIDKLGKGSKDPEGALLELLDPEQNSHFLDYFLDVPIDLSKVLFVCTANNIDRLPGPLLDRMEVIELAGYTADEKMHITRDYLVKTVQKKCGIKPEQVDVSDKALLFLIENYCREAGVRNLQKQIEKIFRKIALKLVRQQASSKAAMTDLKSSGEGSIEMLHEYLRLQELEYALGGGPMSEKSRAVAEKFTIDESNLSDYVGKPVFEGEKLYEQEEVLRILRKALLMFISSMNMSRSSS; this is encoded by the exons ATGCAG ATTCTTGACGAGGATCACTACGGATTACGTGATGTAAAAGAAAGAATACTAGAGTTTATTGCTGTGGGAGAACTTACGGGAAATCCAGAAG gGAAGGGGAAGATCATTTGTCTCTCTGGCCCTCCTGGGGTAGGAAAAACTAGCATTGCTCGCTCTGTTGCGCGTGCCCTGGACCGCAAGTTCTTTCGGCTCGCTGTTGGAGGACTATCTGATAGTTCCCAGATTAAG GGGGACCGTAGAGTATACATTGGTGCCGCTCCCGGAAAGATGGTGGAATGTCTAAAGGAAGTGGGAACAGAGAATCCTCTTGTTCTGCTCGATGAGATTGACAAG CTTGGAAAGGGTAGTAAAGATCCAGAGGGTGCGTTGTTGGAGCTTCTGGATCCAGAGCAAAATTCACATTTTCTAGATTACTTTCTTGATGTTCCTATCGACTTATCAAAG GTTTTGTTTGTATGCACTGCAAACAATATAGATAGGCTTCCAGGTCCTCTACTAGACAGAATGGAAGTTATAGAACTCGCAGGGTACACTGCCGATGAGAAAATGCATATTACTAGAGACTATTTGGTGAAAACTGTACAAAAGAAATGTGGCATTAAGCCTGAACAGGTTGATGTGAGCGACAAAGCTCTTCTTTTCTTGATAGAAAACTACTGCAGAGAAGCAGGAGTCAGAAATCTCCAGAAGcagattgaaaagatttttCGCAAG ATTGCTCTTAAACTTGTGCGCCAACAAGCATCCTCCAAAGCGGCTATGACTGATTTAAAGTCCTCTGGTGAAGGATCCATTGAGATGCTACATGAATATTTACGATTACAGGAACTAGAATACGCACTTGGTGGGGGTCCAATGAGCGAGAAGAGCAGAGCGGTAGCTGAAAAGTTTACTATTGACGAATCAAACCTTTCAGATTATGTAGGTAAACCGGTTTTCGAAGGCGAGAAGCTCTATGAGCAGGAGGAGGTTTTGAGGATCTTGAGGAAAGCTCTATTGATGTTCATTTCGTCGATGAATATGAGCAGATCTTCGAGCTAG